A single window of Archangium gephyra DNA harbors:
- a CDS encoding efflux RND transporter permease subunit: MSDSTHKTPRFALAYARMLVRRPGLVILAILALTGVSLWGTSKLTINSNQLDLISQDLPEVKDVKRVIDMVGGSGYLMLALRGEDEPTLKKAADDIAAGLLADKENVRFITYKVPVEFVQQQMGLFVKTEDLAEGKRRIMAYLKDQLRRNNPFFIEIQKTEPVKLEMQDLVDKYSSVGKKSIRDDYYISKDRKMLLILIKPMWDSNQLAKTKVYVEKLRKDLAAYSKSEKANGVEVVEDYAKMGDKKLVAYGFTGSYKTAVDDSYAIEESLEPVSLLAFAAIFLITILAFRKIVPTLIVSIGTVLGTIITMGFTYITVGELNMITSILGALLLGFGIDYGLHFIFRTRLELGQGKPYDQAIQDAVVNAGRPALVSAVVTSGSFFVLLVSEFRGFSQFGFLAGCGTFIIGVLLFAWSPALLALAGRINPELPKKLIGEMKPPATQSATTGKELRIPKPGLTLAISTVVVGILCFFAVPWSDVDVPTDKPASFADRIKAGIRFNYNSRALIPEGQTSVRLQDEISERFDMSADPIAVYSRTLEEAKAIYDELENPEKRKTKYSAIDQVVSIYTFVPPPETAAANAKILQEWQEELKDIDVAALPPEVQDKAALFMKMLEARPYDVHGVPEIYASQFRHLPETKPENHGYLTFIYPSVDLWDGKKMLTFVDQTNNIPTPEVKDAQGHVIAEAQVRRAAGAAQLFARLARIVLGDGQLTVMLVTLWILVMHFLDFRNVKLALASVIPLTVGLAMMLGLMTMFDLHLNFMNIIILPILLGFGVSHGLYLLHRFLEGTSPVVALRSVGAAVASSTLTTAAGFAALMVASHNGLKSMGIVACIGLITTLVVSFTVLAAVMQVMWDRLPRKVQDGVAHTPSPSPSKKDESEAA; encoded by the coding sequence ATGAGTGACTCGACCCACAAGACGCCCCGCTTTGCTCTCGCCTACGCCAGGATGCTGGTGCGCAGGCCCGGGCTCGTCATCCTCGCGATCCTCGCCCTGACCGGCGTGTCATTGTGGGGAACCTCCAAGCTGACCATCAACTCCAACCAGCTCGACCTCATCTCGCAGGATCTGCCCGAGGTGAAGGACGTCAAGCGCGTCATCGACATGGTCGGTGGCAGCGGCTACCTGATGCTGGCCCTGCGCGGCGAGGACGAGCCCACGCTCAAGAAGGCCGCCGACGACATCGCGGCCGGCCTGCTGGCGGACAAGGAGAACGTCCGCTTCATCACCTACAAGGTGCCCGTCGAGTTCGTGCAGCAGCAGATGGGCCTCTTCGTCAAGACGGAGGACCTGGCCGAGGGCAAGCGCCGCATCATGGCGTACCTCAAGGACCAGCTGCGCCGCAACAACCCCTTCTTCATCGAGATCCAGAAGACCGAGCCGGTGAAGCTCGAGATGCAGGACCTCGTCGACAAGTACAGCAGCGTCGGCAAGAAGAGCATCCGGGATGACTACTACATCTCCAAGGACCGGAAGATGTTGCTCATCCTCATCAAGCCGATGTGGGACTCCAACCAGCTCGCCAAGACGAAGGTCTACGTCGAGAAGCTGCGCAAGGATCTCGCGGCCTACTCCAAGAGCGAGAAGGCCAATGGCGTGGAGGTCGTCGAGGACTACGCCAAGATGGGCGACAAGAAGCTGGTGGCCTACGGCTTCACCGGTTCCTACAAGACGGCGGTGGACGACTCGTACGCCATCGAGGAGTCGCTCGAGCCGGTGTCGCTGCTGGCCTTCGCGGCCATCTTCCTCATCACCATCCTGGCCTTCCGCAAGATCGTGCCCACGCTCATCGTGTCCATCGGCACGGTGCTCGGCACCATCATCACCATGGGCTTCACCTACATCACCGTGGGCGAGCTCAACATGATCACCAGCATCCTCGGCGCGCTGCTGCTGGGGTTCGGCATCGACTACGGCCTGCACTTCATCTTCCGCACGCGGCTGGAGCTGGGCCAGGGCAAGCCCTATGACCAGGCCATCCAGGACGCGGTGGTGAACGCGGGCCGGCCGGCGCTGGTGTCCGCGGTGGTGACGTCCGGCTCGTTCTTCGTGCTGCTGGTCAGCGAGTTCCGCGGCTTCAGCCAGTTCGGCTTCCTGGCAGGCTGCGGCACCTTCATCATCGGCGTGCTGCTCTTCGCCTGGAGCCCGGCGCTGCTGGCGCTGGCGGGCCGCATCAACCCCGAGCTGCCCAAGAAGCTCATCGGCGAGATGAAGCCGCCGGCCACGCAGAGCGCCACCACGGGCAAGGAGCTGCGCATTCCCAAGCCCGGCCTGACGCTCGCCATCAGCACCGTCGTCGTGGGCATCCTGTGCTTCTTCGCCGTGCCGTGGAGCGACGTGGACGTGCCCACGGACAAGCCCGCCTCCTTCGCGGACCGCATCAAGGCCGGCATCCGCTTCAACTACAACAGCCGCGCCCTCATCCCCGAGGGCCAGACGTCGGTGCGCCTGCAGGATGAGATCAGCGAGCGCTTCGACATGTCCGCCGATCCCATCGCCGTCTACAGCCGCACGCTGGAAGAGGCGAAGGCCATCTACGACGAGCTCGAGAATCCGGAGAAGCGCAAGACGAAGTACTCCGCCATCGACCAGGTGGTGAGCATCTACACCTTCGTGCCTCCCCCGGAGACGGCCGCGGCCAACGCGAAGATCCTCCAGGAGTGGCAGGAGGAGCTGAAGGACATCGACGTGGCGGCGCTGCCTCCGGAGGTGCAGGACAAGGCGGCCCTCTTCATGAAGATGCTGGAGGCCCGGCCCTACGACGTGCACGGGGTGCCGGAGATCTACGCCTCGCAGTTCCGCCACCTGCCGGAGACGAAGCCGGAGAACCACGGCTACCTCACGTTCATCTACCCGAGCGTGGACCTGTGGGACGGCAAGAAGATGCTCACGTTCGTGGACCAGACGAACAACATCCCCACCCCCGAGGTGAAGGATGCGCAGGGCCACGTCATCGCCGAGGCGCAGGTGCGCCGGGCCGCGGGCGCCGCCCAGCTGTTCGCGCGGCTGGCGCGCATCGTGCTCGGCGACGGCCAGCTCACCGTGATGCTGGTGACGCTGTGGATCCTCGTCATGCACTTCCTGGACTTCCGCAACGTGAAGCTGGCGCTGGCCTCCGTCATCCCGCTCACGGTGGGTCTGGCGATGATGCTGGGCCTGATGACGATGTTCGACCTGCACCTGAACTTCATGAACATCATCATCCTGCCCATCCTGCTGGGCTTCGGCGTGAGTCACGGCCTCTACCTGCTGCACCGCTTCCTGGAGGGCACCTCGCCCGTGGTGGCGCTGCGCAGCGTGGGCGCCGCGGTGGCCTCGTCCACGCTGACGACGGCCGCGGGCTTCGCCGCGCTGATGGTGGCCAGCCACAACGGCCTGAAGTCCATGGGCATCGTGGCCTGCATCGGCCTCATCACCACGCTGGTGGTGTCCTTCACGGTGCTCGCCGCCGTGATGCAGGTGATGTGGGACCGGTTGCCGCGCAAGGTGCAGGACGGCGTGGCGCATACGCCCTCCCCGTCGCCTTCCAAGAAGGACGAGTCCGAGGCGGCCTGA
- a CDS encoding xylulokinase gives MSTSGTPSILAIDLGTSAVKLAAITLRGTILGGEVEPQELRLLPDGGAEQDPEDWWSAIVRATRRLLDKGVVSADDIVGINISSQWSGTVAVDEHGKPLRPAIIWMDSRGEAYVRRAAHGFMPVEGFGLARLLTWVRLTGGAPTLTGKDPLGHILYLKHEHPAVYRDTYKFLEPKDWLNLRLSGRFASSFDTITLHWVTDNRDLQRIHYDERLLQLTGLPREKLPDLVPAASVLGPLRPEAARALGLSEKVQIITGAPDILAAAVGSGAVRDYEAHLCVGTSSWISCHLPFKKTDVFHQMGTLPSALPGRYLLTNEQESAGICLSFLKDNILFGHEELARDGNTDDQGQASADLYKVLEKEADRIPAGSDKLIFMPWLNGERSPVDDQRLRGGFFNQSLKTTRGHMVRAVLEGVAYNSRWLFTYVEKFVGRRLDSLRLIGGGARSPLWCQIIADVLDRRIQQVDEPVLANARGAAFQAALALGHLTVDEIPSLVPVARTFEPNPQNRGLYDELFSEFVNLYKSNKAIFARLNRARSA, from the coding sequence GTGTCCACTTCCGGTACCCCCTCCATCCTGGCCATCGACCTCGGGACCTCGGCCGTGAAGCTGGCGGCCATCACCCTGCGCGGCACCATCCTCGGCGGTGAGGTGGAGCCCCAGGAACTCCGCCTGCTGCCCGACGGAGGCGCCGAGCAGGACCCCGAGGACTGGTGGTCCGCCATCGTCCGCGCCACCCGCCGCCTGCTGGACAAGGGCGTCGTCTCAGCGGACGACATCGTCGGCATCAACATCAGCTCCCAGTGGTCCGGCACCGTCGCCGTGGACGAGCACGGCAAGCCCCTGCGTCCCGCCATCATCTGGATGGACTCGCGCGGCGAGGCCTACGTGCGGCGCGCCGCCCATGGCTTCATGCCCGTCGAGGGTTTCGGCCTCGCCCGCCTGCTCACCTGGGTGCGGCTGACCGGTGGTGCGCCTACCCTCACGGGGAAGGACCCGCTCGGCCACATCCTCTACCTGAAGCACGAGCACCCCGCCGTCTACCGCGACACCTACAAGTTCCTGGAGCCCAAGGACTGGCTCAACCTGCGGCTGAGCGGCCGCTTCGCCTCCTCCTTCGACACCATCACCCTGCACTGGGTCACCGACAACCGGGACCTGCAGCGCATCCACTACGACGAGCGGCTGCTCCAACTCACCGGGCTGCCGCGCGAGAAGCTGCCCGACCTGGTGCCCGCCGCCAGCGTGCTCGGCCCCCTGCGGCCCGAGGCCGCCCGCGCCCTGGGACTGAGCGAGAAGGTCCAGATCATCACCGGGGCGCCGGACATCCTCGCCGCCGCCGTGGGCTCGGGCGCGGTGCGCGATTACGAAGCCCACCTGTGCGTCGGCACGTCCTCGTGGATCAGCTGCCACCTGCCCTTCAAGAAGACGGACGTCTTCCACCAGATGGGCACGCTGCCCTCGGCGCTCCCGGGCCGCTACCTCCTCACCAACGAGCAGGAGTCCGCCGGCATCTGTCTGTCCTTCCTCAAGGACAACATCCTCTTCGGCCACGAGGAGCTCGCCCGGGACGGCAACACCGACGACCAGGGCCAGGCCTCGGCGGACCTCTACAAGGTGCTCGAGAAGGAGGCGGACCGGATCCCCGCGGGCAGCGACAAGCTCATCTTCATGCCCTGGCTCAACGGCGAGCGCAGCCCCGTGGATGACCAGCGCCTGCGCGGTGGCTTCTTCAACCAGTCCCTCAAGACGACGCGCGGGCACATGGTGCGCGCCGTGCTCGAGGGCGTGGCCTACAACTCGCGCTGGCTCTTCACCTACGTGGAGAAGTTCGTCGGCCGCAGGCTGGACTCCCTCCGCCTCATCGGTGGCGGGGCGCGCTCTCCGCTGTGGTGTCAGATCATCGCCGACGTGCTGGACCGGCGCATCCAACAGGTGGACGAGCCCGTGCTGGCCAACGCGCGCGGCGCGGCCTTCCAGGCGGCCCTGGCGCTCGGGCACCTCACGGTGGACGAGATTCCCTCGCTCGTCCCCGTGGCGAGGACCTTCGAACCCAACCCCCAGAACCGCGGGCTCTATGACGAGCTCTTCAGCGAGTTCGTGAACCTCTACAAGTCCAACAAGGCCATCTTCGCGCGGCTCAACCGCGCCCGGAGCGCCTGA